Part of the uncultured Cohaesibacter sp. genome is shown below.
TTGACCTTCTCGCCCGCGATCAGATGGCTGCCATGTGGTGTATAGCTCATGGGGATATCCTTTTGCTGCAGGAAAGACTTGAAGTTATGACGACACAGATAATACAATTTGTATGCATTTGGCAACCGGGGGAATAACGGTTACTCTCGGGAACCACACATTGTCGCGAAATCATCTCGCAATTGTAATCACCAGATATGCTTTTTGAACCATAAAGAGGACAAGATGTCACAAAAAGAAATGGTCACGCTCGAGGCTCTGGAAGCCCGTGTCTCTAGGATTTTTCGAGAGGCCGGAGCGCTTGATGACGTGGCTGACTGCCTTGCTCATGTCATTGTCGCAGGAGAACGTGACCACTGTGCGGCACATGGACTTTATCGCATCGAGGGATGCCTGAGAACCATCAAGGCCGGACAGGTCAAGCCGGATGTCAAACCAGAGCTGATGTCCAGCGACGGTGCCGTCATCAAGATCGCCGCCAACATGGGCTTCTCCAACCCGGCCTTCTATTTCGGTCTGCCGATGCTTGTCGAAAAGGCAAGAGAGTTCGGTCTGGCTGCAATGGTCATCAATGATTGCACCCACTTCTCCGCCCTCTGGCATGAGGTCGAGGCCATCGCCGGGCACGGTCTGGCAGGGCTGGCCATGTGTCCGAGCTATGCAACGGTCGCGCCATTTGGCGGCAAGGCACCACTGTTGGGCACCAACCCGCTGGCTTTTGGCTGGCCGCGCCCCGACAAGGACCCCTATGTCTTCGACTTTGCCACCTCGATGGCTGCCCGTGGCGAGATCGAGCTTTACAAGCGCGCCGGCAAACAGCTGCCAGAAGGGTGGGGGATCGACAGGGAAGGCAATGCCAGCACTGATCCTGCCGCCGTTCTGGACGGTTCGATGCTGCCCTTCGGAACCCACAAGGGGTCGGCTATCTCGACCATGATCGAGCTGCTTGCAGGCGCCATGATCGGCGACCTGACCAGCCCGGAGGCTCTGGAAGCCTTGGGCACAACGACCCTCGCTCCTCATCACGGAGAACTGATTCTGGCACTGGATCCGGTAAAATTTGCGGCAGGCCGGGCAGGGGATCCATTCGCCCGCGCCGAAATGATGCTGGAGGCCATCGCGGGGCAGGGTGCACGCCTGCCGTCCCAGCGCCGGTTCGTGGCCCGCAAAGCGACCATGGCTGAAGGCATTGCGCTCGACGAGAAGGAACGCGCTCTGCTCGAACGCTTTGAAAAGGACGGGCTCGCTGGCGTCAACCTCTGAGCCGCAATAAAAAACAGAGCCCTTCTGTCAAAGACAGAAGGGCTCTGTGGGGGACTGGGCAAAGGGCCCCGGATAAAGCGCCAAATGGCGTCTTATCCGAGATATGGAGCGAGTGAAGGCTGCGTGCTCCAGTTTGCATACCAGTCGTCGAACAGTTTGAGCTGCTTGGCGATGAAGCCCATCTGGCTTTCGCTGAGCACATCGCTTTCATTGAAGTTGAGCGTGTATTCAGGCTTGCCGCGCAACACCATCATGTATTTGAAGCTCAGGACCAGATCCGGCATTTCATCGAACTTGGAGAGTACCGCCAGAGCGGATTCCAGTTCCAGTGCCAGACGGCGTGCTTCCAGATCGCCTTCGACGGCCTTCTGGCACAGGGCGATCATCAGCAAGACTTCCTTGGGCAGGATGTTGCCAATGCCGGTAATGGCACCCTGCGCACCGCAATTGACGTAACCATGGAAAACCGCCGTGTCGACACCGACCATCAACAGGGCATCATCACCATCACTGCTGGTCATGTTTTCCGCAGCGTAGGAAAGCGCTGCCGGGCCGCCGAATTCCTTGAAGCCGACAAGATTCGGATGGGTCTTGCGCAGTGCGAAGAACAGATCGGCGCGGGTGGCAAAACCGTAATAGGGGCTGTTGTAGATCACGCCCGGCAGATCGGGTGCTGCAGACAGGACGGATTCGAAATGGGCCTTCTGGGCGGAGGCGACCGATGTCCGCGAGAGCTGGCGCGGGATGATCATCAGGCCCTTGGCGCCAACCTTCTGGGCGTGTGCGGCGTGGGCTGCGGCCATCTTGGTGTTCATTGCCCCGAGACCGGCAACAACCGGCAGTCCGGCCTCGACCAGAACCTCGACACCCTTCATGCGCTGCTCGTCAGTCAGGAGAGGCCAGTCGCCCATCGACCCGCAATAGACCACGGCTCCCATGCCGACGTCGATCATTTCCTTGCCCTGTTTGACAAGTGCGTCATAGTCGGGAGTGCGATCTTCCTTGCATGGCGTCATCAGCGCAGGCATGCAACATGTGAAAATAGTGGAGTCCATGTATTTCTCCCAAGATTTATCCAGAAACCCGACCGGTCCCGCCTTTTCGGGGTGGAAAGAAAGCTCTATTGTTATGCAGAGACAATACCAATTGTATTTTAATTGTCGACAAGAAATGTGTCTTAAAGCACGGATTTTTTCTATCTTGTTGACATGAATAACGAAATGGAGCGAACCGCGATGAGCAAGTCCCCTGAAAACATCTATTCTACGCGTCTGGCGCGACTCAGGACGCGGATGGCCGAGGTTGGAACCGATCTCGTTGCTGTTGGTCCGACGTCGAATATGGCCTGGTTGGCAGGTGTTTCCGCGCATGGTGACGAGCGCCCGGTCATGGTTCTGGTCACCCGGGATCATGCAGCTTTCCTGATGCCTGCCCTCAATCAGAACAGCGTTCGTCAACACACGGACCTGCCCTTCTACTGTTGGGTGGATGCAGACGGTCCGCAGGATGCCCTTGAGACCATGCTGGCCGACTTCAGCCTCAATCGGGACGGGGTCTCGGTCGCGGTCGATGAGGCCATGCGCGCCGACTTCGCCCTGCTGCTGCTCGATGCCCTGCCTTCTGCGAAACGCCAGTTTCTGGGCGAAACCCTTGGCTATCTGCGCTGCCGCAAGGACGAGATGGAATACCGTCAGCTCAAGGAGAATGCCCTGCTGACCGACGCCTGTGTCACGGCAGCCTTCGCCAACCTGAAGGTAGGCATGACCGAGTTGGAGGTCGTCAGGTTCATTGATGACTTCTTTGCCGCCCACGGCGCGACCACCGAATTTGCCAGTGTCTGTTTTGGTGCCAACGGAGCTTTCCCGCACCATGACAGTGGCGAAGCCCGCCTCGAAGAGGGCATGCCGTTGATGATCGATCTGGGCTGTCGCAAGGGCGGATATCCCAGCGACATGACGCGCTCGGGTTATTTCGGGGCCAAGCCGGAAGGCTATGAAGCCATTGCCGAAATCGTTGAAAGCGCAGTCAAGGCAGCCATTGTCGCAGCGAAACCGGGCGTGCGGGCCAGTGCCGTGGATGATGCGGCCCGCTCGGCAATCGCCAAGGCCGGATATGGCGAGAATTTTCTGCATCGTACCGGTCATGGACTCGGTATCGACATCCATGAGCATCCCTATATCTCGGCAAGCTCCGATACGGTGCTTGAAGAAGGTATGGTCTTTTCCATCGAACCCGGCATCTATTTTGCTGGTCGCTTCGGCGTGCGTCTTGAAGATATTGCCATCATGCGCAAGGACGGCGTCGAGATCCTGTCGGACAAACCGCGCGATCTCATCGCGGCCGATTGACCCCATCACCCCGAAGGGGAGGGGGCCGCTCCTCCCTTCCCAATCGCACCAATGCCCCTTTGAGGAGAGTGTCATGACCTATTGCATCTTCCCCGGCATCGCCTATCGCGATATCACCCTGCCGGTGCCGCTTGACTGGGCGCAGCCAGACGGTGAAAGCCTCACGCTGTTCGCCCGCGAGGTGGTCGACCCGACCCGCAAGGACGAGGATCTGCCGCTTCTGGTCTTTCTGCAGGGTGGCCCTGGTGGCAAGGGGCCGAGGCCGCAAGGCGGTGGCCCGGTCTGGCTGAAGACGGCACTCAAGAGTTTCCGGGTGGTGCTTGTCGATCAGCGCGGCACGGGCCGGTCGTCGCCGGTGGAAGGGCGCCACATGCAGCGCTTTGCCTCCACCGGGAAGGGGACCGCGGCTGGGGCCGACTTCCTGTCCTGTTTCCGAGCCGACAGCATCATTCGCGACTGTGAGCATCTGCGCAAGAGCGTCTATGGCGGGCGCAAATGGTCGACCCTTGGCCAGAGCTATGGCGGCTTTCTGACCCTTTGCTATCTTTCGATGGCGCCCGAGGCGCTCAACGCCTGCTATGTGACGGGTGGCCTTGCTGGCCTCGATGCCAGTGCCGAAGATGTCTACGAACGCACCTTTCCGCGCGTGGCCGAAAAGAACCGCCATTTTTATGCCCGCTACGAGGCCGACAAGGCGCAGGTTGCCCGCATCGCCGATATTCTGGCCAGCGAAGACATCCGTCTGCCCGATGGCGACCGCCTGACGGTGCGTCGCCTGCAGACCCTCGGTTTGGCCTTCGGCATGAAGCCCGGCTATGAGGAAGTGCACTGGTTGCTGGATGAGGCGCTCAGCGCGGATGGACAGTTGTCGGAGGGGTTCCTTGCCAGCGTCATGGTGGAAACCGGCTTTGCCACCAACCCGCTGTTCTGCGTTCTGCAGGAAGCGATCTATGGTCAGGACGGGCGAAGGTCCGGCTGGGCGGCTCAGCGGGAGCGGGAGAAGCATCCGGTCTTTGCCGAAACCCACCGGCCGTTGCTGTTTACCGGCGAGATGATGTTCCCGTGGATGTTCGATGAAATCCGGGCGCTCCGCCCATTCCGTGATGCGACCATGGCCCTGGCAGATCGGCCGATGGATGGCCGCTTCTATGACAAGGCCCGTCTGGCCGCCAACGAAGTTCCGGTGGCCGCGGCCGTCTATTTTGACGACATGTATGTCGATGCCGGTCTGTCACTGGAAACCGCTGGCCGGGTGGGCAATCTCAAGGCCTGGGTGACCAACGAATATGAACATGACGGGCTGCGTCAGGATCCGCGTGTTCTGGAACGGCTGATGGGGCTGGTCGACAACAAGCAATAGGCTTGCAGGCCGCCCCCGGGTTTGGAAATGAAAAAGGCGCGGAAGTCCGCGCCTTTTTGCTATCGATTGCTGTGGATCTCAGAGCACCGTGAAGCCGTGGGCATAGGGGTCGCGATCATCGATGAAGATGGTGTTGAAGCCGGTCTGGCGCGCCCAGCCGCCGATCGAAGGGATGATGGCGTCCTTGTCGCCGACCTTGGCGGCTGCTTCCACCCGTCCCTTGAACAGGCTGCCGATGATGCTCTCATGGATGAAGTCATCGCCAACCTTGAGCCGTCCCTTGGCCACCCAGTGGGCCATGCGCGCCGAAGTGCCGGTGCCGCAAGGGGAGCGGTCTATGGCCTTCTCGCCATAGAACACGGCGTTGCGGGCCGTGGCTTCCGGGTCTTTCGGAGCGCCGGTCCACAGAATATGGCTGAGCCCGTTGATGGCCGGATTTTCCGGATGCACGAACTGGTATTTCGCATTGAGCGCGGCGCGCAGCTTCGGTGAAAAGCCGACCAGTTCCCCGGCCGAAAAATCGGCCATGTCGCGGAAGCAGGCCTGAGGCTCAACGATGGCGTAGAAGTTGCCGCCATAGGCCACGTCCACCGTGACTTCGCCCAGCCCATCGACCTCTGCGGTCATGCCTTCGGCATAGAGGAAGGCCGGCACGTTGGTCAGGCGGACCTCTTCCACATAACGCCCTTCCTGGCGGTATTCGACAGTTACAAGACCTGCCGGGGTATCGAGACGCAGCTTGCCCGGTTCCTTCGGCGTGACAAGACCGTTCTCGATGGCCATGGTCACCGTGCCGATGGTGCCGTGGCCGCACATCGGCAGGCAGCCTGAGGTTTCGATGAACAGCACGGCGACATCGCAGTCTTCGCGGGTCGGCGGGTAGAGAATCGAGCCGGACATCATGTCGTGGCCGCGCGGTTCAAACATCAGGCCTGTGCGAATCCAGTCAAATTCCGCAAGGAAATGCGCACGCTTTTCGATCATGTTTTTGCCTTCGAGCCGCGGCGCTCCACCGGCGACAAGACGCACCGGATTTCCGCATGTATGACCGTCAATGCATTGAAATGTATGATTTTTCATGGTTTCGCCCTGCTCAGGTAGATCGCTATATGCTACCCATGGTCTCAAATTGCGTTGACACAATAATCTGTCGACAATTAAAATACAAACATTTGCTTCAGGAGTTTTCAGATATTCGCTAAAAATATCCATCGCAACATCGTCAGGTGACAAGGCATGACCGAGACAAAAGACAAGAAATCCACCAAGGGGCCCTTCAAGCGCGGGGCAGGCGTCGGCCACGTCTATCAGACGCTGCATCGCGAAATCATCGAGCTGAAGATCGCTCCGGGAAGCCCGATCGACGAATTGCAGCTGGCCGCCCGATTCTCCATGTCACGCACTCCGATCCGAGAAGCGCTGGTGCGGTTGGCAGCCGAGGGATTGATCACCACCCTGCCCAACCGGGCGACCATCGTTTCCAATATCGATTTTCTCAATCTGTCGCAGTTTTTCGATGCCCTGACGCTGATGTACAGGGTGACGACGCGTCTGGCGGCCGCCAATCATGTTGCGGCAGACCTCAAGGACATCAACCACTGGAAGGACCTTTATGCGCAGGCGGTGGAAAGCCGCGACGTCTTCGAGATGATTGCGACCAATCGTGAGTTCCATCTGGCCGTCGCAAAGGCTGGCCGCAATCGCTACTATGTCGAGTTGTTCACTCGACTGCTGGATGAGGGGCGTCGTATTCTGCGTCTCTATTACCAGTCCTACAATGACGAGATCCCGCATCTCTATGTCGATGAGCATCAGAAGATGGTGCAGGCGATTGTCGACAGGGATCTTGCCCTGTGTGACAGGCTTGCGGCCGATCATGCCGACCAGATCGTGCGCCAGATCCAGTCCTACATTTCCGCCGACACCCGCATCAACAGCGCGTTGCCGCTGGGCTGACCCATCGGAAGGCAGGTCGTGAGGGTGCAAAGGGGCTTGGCCCCTTGGGCTCCCTGCGTGGTGTCCAGCTCAGTCTGCCCGTTCCCAGGCCGGGAAGGGGTCATCCAGATAGGTATAGGCGCGCGGATCGAACGGCCCCTGTGAACTCGGTTCCGCCAGAGCGCGGTCGAGCATGGAACAGATGCGGTCCCGGTTCATCTCCTTGAGCATGCCGATGAAGACGATCTGCTGTCGCCGGTCCCCATAAACCGGATCCAGAACCGCTTCCAGTTGCTTGCGGCTGGCGCGGTCTTTCGGCCAGCGCTCCTGAGGCAAAGACGCCCACCAGTAGCCAAGTGGCGAGGTGCGGGCGATGGCCCCGGCAAGGCTGTATTCTCCCACGATGTGAGAGCGGGTTGCCAGCCAGAAATGGCCCTTGGCGCGGATGACGCCGGGCAGAGGCGTCTGGGTGAATTCATGGAACTTCTCCGGCAGCAACGGGCGGCGGGCCGTCCAGACAAAGCTGGTGATCC
Proteins encoded:
- a CDS encoding alpha/beta fold hydrolase, whose product is MTYCIFPGIAYRDITLPVPLDWAQPDGESLTLFAREVVDPTRKDEDLPLLVFLQGGPGGKGPRPQGGGPVWLKTALKSFRVVLVDQRGTGRSSPVEGRHMQRFASTGKGTAAGADFLSCFRADSIIRDCEHLRKSVYGGRKWSTLGQSYGGFLTLCYLSMAPEALNACYVTGGLAGLDASAEDVYERTFPRVAEKNRHFYARYEADKAQVARIADILASEDIRLPDGDRLTVRRLQTLGLAFGMKPGYEEVHWLLDEALSADGQLSEGFLASVMVETGFATNPLFCVLQEAIYGQDGRRSGWAAQREREKHPVFAETHRPLLFTGEMMFPWMFDEIRALRPFRDATMALADRPMDGRFYDKARLAANEVPVAAAVYFDDMYVDAGLSLETAGRVGNLKAWVTNEYEHDGLRQDPRVLERLMGLVDNKQ
- a CDS encoding 4-hydroxyproline epimerase; its protein translation is MKNHTFQCIDGHTCGNPVRLVAGGAPRLEGKNMIEKRAHFLAEFDWIRTGLMFEPRGHDMMSGSILYPPTREDCDVAVLFIETSGCLPMCGHGTIGTVTMAIENGLVTPKEPGKLRLDTPAGLVTVEYRQEGRYVEEVRLTNVPAFLYAEGMTAEVDGLGEVTVDVAYGGNFYAIVEPQACFRDMADFSAGELVGFSPKLRAALNAKYQFVHPENPAINGLSHILWTGAPKDPEATARNAVFYGEKAIDRSPCGTGTSARMAHWVAKGRLKVGDDFIHESIIGSLFKGRVEAAAKVGDKDAIIPSIGGWARQTGFNTIFIDDRDPYAHGFTVL
- a CDS encoding Ldh family oxidoreductase, which gives rise to MSQKEMVTLEALEARVSRIFREAGALDDVADCLAHVIVAGERDHCAAHGLYRIEGCLRTIKAGQVKPDVKPELMSSDGAVIKIAANMGFSNPAFYFGLPMLVEKAREFGLAAMVINDCTHFSALWHEVEAIAGHGLAGLAMCPSYATVAPFGGKAPLLGTNPLAFGWPRPDKDPYVFDFATSMAARGEIELYKRAGKQLPEGWGIDREGNASTDPAAVLDGSMLPFGTHKGSAISTMIELLAGAMIGDLTSPEALEALGTTTLAPHHGELILALDPVKFAAGRAGDPFARAEMMLEAIAGQGARLPSQRRFVARKATMAEGIALDEKERALLERFEKDGLAGVNL
- a CDS encoding Xaa-Pro peptidase family protein; the encoded protein is MSKSPENIYSTRLARLRTRMAEVGTDLVAVGPTSNMAWLAGVSAHGDERPVMVLVTRDHAAFLMPALNQNSVRQHTDLPFYCWVDADGPQDALETMLADFSLNRDGVSVAVDEAMRADFALLLLDALPSAKRQFLGETLGYLRCRKDEMEYRQLKENALLTDACVTAAFANLKVGMTELEVVRFIDDFFAAHGATTEFASVCFGANGAFPHHDSGEARLEEGMPLMIDLGCRKGGYPSDMTRSGYFGAKPEGYEAIAEIVESAVKAAIVAAKPGVRASAVDDAARSAIAKAGYGENFLHRTGHGLGIDIHEHPYISASSDTVLEEGMVFSIEPGIYFAGRFGVRLEDIAIMRKDGVEILSDKPRDLIAAD
- a CDS encoding GntR family transcriptional regulator; the protein is MTETKDKKSTKGPFKRGAGVGHVYQTLHREIIELKIAPGSPIDELQLAARFSMSRTPIREALVRLAAEGLITTLPNRATIVSNIDFLNLSQFFDALTLMYRVTTRLAAANHVAADLKDINHWKDLYAQAVESRDVFEMIATNREFHLAVAKAGRNRYYVELFTRLLDEGRRILRLYYQSYNDEIPHLYVDEHQKMVQAIVDRDLALCDRLAADHADQIVRQIQSYISADTRINSALPLG
- a CDS encoding dihydrodipicolinate synthase family protein, whose amino-acid sequence is MDSTIFTCCMPALMTPCKEDRTPDYDALVKQGKEMIDVGMGAVVYCGSMGDWPLLTDEQRMKGVEVLVEAGLPVVAGLGAMNTKMAAAHAAHAQKVGAKGLMIIPRQLSRTSVASAQKAHFESVLSAAPDLPGVIYNSPYYGFATRADLFFALRKTHPNLVGFKEFGGPAALSYAAENMTSSDGDDALLMVGVDTAVFHGYVNCGAQGAITGIGNILPKEVLLMIALCQKAVEGDLEARRLALELESALAVLSKFDEMPDLVLSFKYMMVLRGKPEYTLNFNESDVLSESQMGFIAKQLKLFDDWYANWSTQPSLAPYLG